Part of the Fusobacterium sp. FSA-380-WT-3A genome is shown below.
AACGCATATTATATGCTCTTTTTTTCAATACTCCAAATTTGATTTCTTCATTTTTAAACTCTACCATGTTATTCCTCCTTAATATTTATTTGTATATTCTATTTTCTATAATTATACCATAAAATATTTTTTAGTCAATGAATTTTTTTTTATTATTTTTAAAAAACTGATTTATTTTAATATATAAAATTCGTATATAAAATATAAATATTCTTTATTTTTATTTTTAAAATTTTAAAAATTTTTATATCTATTTTATGGTTATGTTTAATTTTTTTTATTTATTTCTAATATCTTAATAAAAAAAATATATATAATATAAAAAATAACTTCATTTTATAATATAAATAACAAGTACTTCTACTTAGATTCTATATATCTTTCTTTACTATTATGAAAATATTTATTTTTTGTATTAAAATATGATATGATTAATTTATAATTATTATTTTAAAGGAGTAAAAAATGACAACAAGTTTTTCAATCTTTTTAATAGTTGCAGAAGAATTAAACATCAGTAAAGCCGCAAAAAAATCTTTCGTTACTCAACAATGCGTTAGTGACCATATAAAAAGATTAGAAGAAACATATAAAATAAAGCTTTTCAATAGAAAACCTAAGTTTTCTCTAACTCCTGCAGGAGAAATAATGAGGAACTCTTTAATAAAAATGAAAATTATTGAAGAAAACATGGAAAAACAATTAATAGAATTAAAAAATGAAGTAACAGGAGAAATAAGGTTTGGAATAAGTTCTATAAGAGCAAGAATACTAGCAAGTAAACTTATAAAAGAATATAAAAATTTATACCCCAATGTATCTATCTCTTTTATTTTAGATGATACTAAAAATTTAGAAAAATATTTATTAAAAGGGGAAATCGATTTATTTGTTGGAGTCAATACTATTAAAAATTCTTTTTTCCATGTAGAAAAAATAGGAGAAGATAATCTATATTTTATTTGTACAGAGAATCTTTTAAAAAAATACCTTACTATTCTTGAATTAAACGAAATCATAAAAAATAAAGAAATCAAAATAGAAAAAATAAAAAATATTCCTATCATTTCTAGTGGAAAAGAAAGTAATGCTTCCTCTTTAATTAAAGAGTTTTGTAAATATAAAAATATAGAATTAAACAAAAAAGTTTATATAAGTGATATTTATAGTTCTTTCCCTATGTGCGAAGAAGAAATTGGAGGCTTTTTCTGCCCAACAATACTTCTCAATGATATAGAAAATTTTAATAAAGATAAACTAAATAAACTTGAAATTTTTAAAATCAAAGATTTAAATAAGCATTTAAATTTTGATTTAGTTTATCCACAAATTATTAATTTTCCACTATATGTAGAAGATTTTATAAAATTAATTAAGTTAGAAGTAAATAAAATATATAATAAATAAAAAAGTGGCTTTTGCCACTTTTTATTTTAACTTATTAACTTTTAATATAGCTCCTTTATCTGCTGAAGTAACTAATTCAGCATATTTTGCTAAAGAAGGTGTTCTTTCTTTATATATTGGTTTGAAATTTCTTAATCTTCTTTCTATTTCTTCTTTTGGAACATTTAAATCTAGTCTTCTATTTGGTATATCTATTGTTATTGTATCTCCTTCTTCAACTATTGCTATTGGTCCTCCTGCTGCTGCTTCTGGTGAAATGTGCCCTATTGCTGGTCCTCTTGTTGAACCTGAAAATCTTCCATCAGTTACTAATGCACAACTTTCATCCATTCCACGACCTACTAAAAGTGAAGTTGTCATATGCATTTCTCTCATTCCTGGTCCACCTTTTGGTCCTTCATATCTTGTAACTATTATATCTCCTGGTTTTATTAAATCATTTGAAACTGCATAACTTGCTTCTTCCATTGAATGGAAAACTCTAGCTTTTCCTGTAAAATTATACATTGAAGGCTTTACTCCTGATTTTTTTACAACTGCACCATCTGGAGCAAGAGAACCAAATAATATAGCTATTCCTCCTTCATCATTTTTAGGTGTCGAAATAGGATAAATAACATCATTTTCTACTAATGGCACATCTTTTAAATTCTCAACTAGTGTTTTTCCTGTAACTGTTAAATGATTTTTTTCAAGTTTTGATTCTATAGCTTTTAATACACTATACACTCCTCCATTTTCATCTAAAACTGACATTGGATATTTTCCTGATGGTTTTATATTACATAAATAAGGAACTTTTCTACTTATTTCATCAAAATCTTTTAAAGATAATTTTACTTCTGCTTCATTTGCTATAGACATTAAATGTAATACTGTATTTGTTGAAGCCCCCATAGCCATAGTCATTGAAATTCCATTTAATAATGCTTCTCTTGTAAGAATTTTTCTTGAATTTAAATTTTCTTTAATCATCTCAACTATTCTTTTTCCAGAATTTTTAGCAATTCTTCTTCTTTCAGATGAAACTGCTAAAGCTGTTCCTGCTTTTGGAAGAGCTAAACCTAAAGCTTCACATAAGCAACACATTGAATTTGCTGTTCCCAACATAGCACAAGAACCATAAGTTGGAAGAGCAACTTTTTCTATTTCTAATAATTCTTCAGGTGTTAAATGACCTGTTTGAGTTTTTCCTATAAACTCTCTCATATCTGTAAGAGTTATTACATCCTTGTCTTTATATTTTCCAGCTAACATAGGTCCTGCTGGAACCATTATTGTAGGAATATTTGTTCTTGCTGCTGCCATTATCATTCCTGGAACTATCTTATCACATCCAGGTAACATTACCATAGCATCAAAATGATGAGCTTCTATCATCATTTCAACAGAATCAGCTATAATTTCTCTACTTGGTAAAGGATAACGCATTCCTTTA
Proteins encoded:
- a CDS encoding LysR family transcriptional regulator gives rise to the protein MTTSFSIFLIVAEELNISKAAKKSFVTQQCVSDHIKRLEETYKIKLFNRKPKFSLTPAGEIMRNSLIKMKIIEENMEKQLIELKNEVTGEIRFGISSIRARILASKLIKEYKNLYPNVSISFILDDTKNLEKYLLKGEIDLFVGVNTIKNSFFHVEKIGEDNLYFICTENLLKKYLTILELNEIIKNKEIKIEKIKNIPIISSGKESNASSLIKEFCKYKNIELNKKVYISDIYSSFPMCEEEIGGFFCPTILLNDIENFNKDKLNKLEIFKIKDLNKHLNFDLVYPQIINFPLYVEDFIKLIKLEVNKIYNK
- the ilvD gene encoding dihydroxy-acid dehydratase — translated: MDNKKLEEKMHFSNYKSGELTNGIERSAHRALLYSTGLDTDDFKKPLVAVVNSFTEMVPGHIHLKEIVEYVKQGIIEAGGIPREFSTIALCDGICQGHKGMRYPLPSREIIADSVEMMIEAHHFDAMVMLPGCDKIVPGMIMAAARTNIPTIMVPAGPMLAGKYKDKDVITLTDMREFIGKTQTGHLTPEELLEIEKVALPTYGSCAMLGTANSMCCLCEALGLALPKAGTALAVSSERRRIAKNSGKRIVEMIKENLNSRKILTREALLNGISMTMAMGASTNTVLHLMSIANEAEVKLSLKDFDEISRKVPYLCNIKPSGKYPMSVLDENGGVYSVLKAIESKLEKNHLTVTGKTLVENLKDVPLVENDVIYPISTPKNDEGGIAILFGSLAPDGAVVKKSGVKPSMYNFTGKARVFHSMEEASYAVSNDLIKPGDIIVTRYEGPKGGPGMREMHMTTSLLVGRGMDESCALVTDGRFSGSTRGPAIGHISPEAAAGGPIAIVEEGDTITIDIPNRRLDLNVPKEEIERRLRNFKPIYKERTPSLAKYAELVTSADKGAILKVNKLK